The following coding sequences are from one Arachis hypogaea cultivar Tifrunner chromosome 7, arahy.Tifrunner.gnm2.J5K5, whole genome shotgun sequence window:
- the LOC112701909 gene encoding 65-kDa microtubule-associated protein 1: protein MAVTEAHNPLVGENTCGSLLKKLQEIWDEVGESDEQRDKMLLQLEQECLDVYKRKVEQAATSRAQLLQALSDAKLELSSLLSALGEKSSALVPESTSGTIKEQLAAIAPILEQLWEQKEERIKEFSDVQSQIQKICGEIAGNLSLSENPPAINQSDLSLKKLDEYQSELQELQKEKSERLHKVLEFVSTVHDLCAVLGMDFFSTVTEVHPSLDDSTGVQSKSISNDTLARLAKTVLTLKEDKKQRLQKLQELASQLTDLWNLMDTHPEERRLFDHVTCNMSASVDEVNVPGSLALDLIEQAEVEVERLDQLKASRMKEIAFKKQAELEEIFARAHVEIDPEAAREKIMEMIDSGNVEPAELLADMDNQIAKAKEEALSRRDILDKVEKWMSACEEESWLEDYNRDENRYNASRGAHLNLKRAEKARILVNKIPALVDTLVAKTRAWEEDHDMSFAYDGVPLLAMLDEYAMLRHEREEERRRMRDQKKYHEQQSTEQDSVFGSRPSPARPVSAKKGGTRANGGANGTPNRRLSLNTHQNGSRSTSKDSKRDNHRLSAPVNYVAISKEDGASLVSGTEPIPASP, encoded by the exons ATGGCAGTGACAGAAGCTCATAATCCCCTTGTTGGAGAGAACACCTGTGGTTCCTTGCTAAAGAAGCTGCAG GAAATATGGGATGAGGTTGGAGAGAGCGACGAGCAGCGCGACAAGATGCTGCTTCAGTTAGAGCAGGAATGCTTAGATGTGTACAAGAGAAAGGTTGAGCAGGCTGCAACGTCGAGGGCGCAACTACTTCAAGCCTTGTCTGATGCTAAGCTTGAGCTATCTAGTCTTCTATCGGCTCTTGGCGAAAAGAGCTCTGCCTTAGTT CCTGAAAGCACTTCTGGAACTATCAAAGAACAGCTTGCAGCTATTGCGCCGATACTCGAACAATTGTGggaacaaaaagaagaaagaataaaggAGTTCTCAGATGTGCAATCACAGATCCAGAAGATATGTGGAGAGATAGCTGGCAATTTGAGTCTCAGCGAGAATCCACCTGCAATCAATCAATCTGACCTCTCTCTGAAGAAGCTAGATGAATATCAATCTGAGCTCCAAGAACTTCAAAAGGAAAAG AGTGAGAGGTTGCACAAGGTTCTTGAATTTGTGAGTACTGTGCATGATCTATGTGCTGTCCTAGGTATGGACTTCTTCAGTACTGTAACCGAGGTACACCCGAGCCTCGATGATTCTACCGGTGTTCAATCCAAAAGCATAAGCAATGACACTCTAGCTAGGCTGGCTAAGACAGTGTTGACACTGAAGGAAGATAAAAAGCAAAGGCTGCAGAAG CTCCAAGAATTGGCTTCTCAGTTAACTGATCTGTGGAATCTAATGGATACGCATCCGGAGGAAAGGAGACTATTCGACCATGTTACTTGCAATATGTCAGCTTCAGTAGATGAGGTCAATGTTCCCGGGTCCCTTGCACTAGATTTGATTGAGCAG GCCGAAGTGGAAGTCGAGAGGCTTGATCAGCTGAAGGCCAGCAGGATGAAGGAAATTGCTTTCAAGAAGCAAGCAGAACTGGAAGAGATCTTTGCCCGGGCTCATGTCGAAATAGATCCGGAAGCAGCCCGGGAGAAGATTATGGAAATGATTGATTCTGGTAATGTCGAACCGGCTGAATTACTTGCTGACATGGATAATCAAATAGCAAAAGCTAAAGAAGAAGCTTTAAGCCGAAGAGATATATTAGACAAGGTTGAGAAATGGATGTCAGCATGTGAAGAAGAGAGTTGGCTTGAAGATTACAATCGG GATGAAAACAGGTACAATGCAAGCAGAGGTGCCCATTTGAACCTCAAACGTGCAGAGAAAGCTCGCATACTTGTCAACAAAATTCCGG CCTTGGTTGATACTTTGGTTGCCAAAACTCGTGCATGGGAAGAAGATCATGACATGTCATTCGCATACGACGGCGTTCCTCTTCTCGCCATGCTAGACGAATACGCCATGCTTAGGCAcgagagagaagaggaaaggCGAAGGATGCGG GATCAGAAGAAGTACCATGAGCAGCAAAGCACAGAACAAGATTCTGTATTTGGATCAAGACCGAGCCCTGCTCGGCCGGTGAGTGCCAAGAAGGGAGGTACTCGAGCTAACGGCGGAGCCAACGGGACTCCTAACCGAAGGCTATCACTCAATACTCATCAAAATGGAAGCCGGTCGACATCAAAAGACTCGAAAAGAGATAATCATAGACTATCTGCACCGGTGAATTATGTGGCCATATCAAAAGAAGATGGTGCTTCTCTGGTCTCTGGAACTGAACCCATCCCTGCATCTCCCTAG
- the LOC112701911 gene encoding phosphatidate cytidylyltransferase 1 gives MSSTPKHLRNISTSSMRDINNEFHNCNSPRTPGFIRQRRPSHSNEIPAEISKLNGTNHLLIDDKAKYKSMWIRAHSSLWMLLSLLLLIYLGHLYMWAMVVVIQIFMAHELFNLLRKANTNNQDKRLPKFKFLNWHFFFTAMLYVYGRILSQQLVNTVSSDKFLYRLVSNVIKYQMVICYFLYIAGFVWFILSLRKRYYKYQFGQYAWIHMILIVVFAQSAFTVANIFEGIFWFLFPAGLIAMNDVAAYFFGFFFGRTPLIKLSPKKTWEGFIGASVATMIAAFAFANFLGRFQWLTCPRKDLSTGWLKCDPDPIFKPEYIPLPTLIAQWLPWKEIAVLPVQWHALWMGLFASIIAPFGGFFASGFKRAFKIKDFGDSIPGHGGVTDRMDCQMVMAVFVYIYYQSFIAPHDYSVEMVLGQVLRNLDMEEQHALYNKLGQVLRERRFIQD, from the exons ATGTCTTCCACTCCAAAACATCTCCGAAATATCTCTACATCATCAATGAGAGATATCAATAATGAATTCCATAACTGTAATTCTCCAAGAACTCCAGGTTTTATTCGCCAACGAAGGCCTTCACACTCAAACGAG ATTCCTGCAGAGATAAGCAAATTAAATGGGACTAACCATTTGCTTATCGATGACAAAGCTAAGTACAAGTCAATGTGGATACGTGCACACTCATCACTATGGATGCTTTTAAGTCTCTTACTTCTCATATACTTGGGTCATCTTTACATGTGGGCCATGGTGGTTGTTATTCAAATCTTTATGGCACATGAACTCTTCAATCTACTAAGAAAGGCTAATACTAATAATCAAGATAAACGTCTCCCTAAGTTTAAGTTCTTGAACTG GCATTTTTTCTTCACAGCAATGCTATACGTATATGGGCGTATTCTGAGTCAGCAACTTGTGAATACAGTTTCATCAGATAAATTCCTATATAGACTTGTCAGCAACGTCATCAAGTATCAGATGGTTATATGTTACTTCCTATATATTGCAG GTTTTGTATGGTTTATTCTTTCACTAAGGAAGAGATATTACAAGTATCAATTTGGTCAATATGCATGGATTCATATGATACTCATTGTTGTGTTTGCCCAATCAGCATTCACTGTAGCCAATATATTTGAAGGCATATTCTG GTTTCTTTTCCCTGCAGGGCTAATTGCTATGAATGATGTTGCTGCATATTTCTTTGGTTTCTTTTTTGGGAGGACCCCTCTTATAAAGCTTTCTCCAAAGAAAACATGGGAGGGTTTCATTGGAGCTTCTGTTGCCACCATGATTGCTGCATTTGCG TTTGCTAACTTCTTGGGTCGCTTCCAGTGGCTAACATGTCCAAGGAAG GACTTATCAACTGGTTGGCTTAAGTGTGACCCTGATCCAATATTTAAGCCAGAGTACATTCCTTTACCAACATTAATTGCTCAAtgg CTTCCTTGGAAAGAGATAGCAGTTTTGCCAGTACAGTGGCATGCCTTGTGGATGGGACTATTTGCCTCCATTATAGCACCATTTGGAGGATTTTTTGCAAGTGGTTTCAAAAGGGCTTTCAAAATCAAG GACTTTGGAGACAGTATACCTGGACATGGTGGAGTCACTGACAGAATGGATTGCCAG ATGGTAATGGCTGTTTTTGTCTACATCTACTATCAATCATTCATTGCTCCCCATGACTATTCAGTTGAGATGGTTTTAGGCCAG GTATTGAGGAACCTTGATATGGAGGAGCAACATGCTCTTTACAACAAGCTGGGGCAGGTATTAAGAGAAAGGCGTTTCATTCAAGATTGA
- the LOC112701910 gene encoding trigger factor-like protein TIG, Chloroplastic: MELCSRTLTTLLHRTSSSSSSSSSHSLLRATTCNYATPSKSSNYFNLSSSSSSHYHNHHVLHHFQQPPFLFHHHHGSFSSFIVSASSSSSSSSSSSSSVAASSTEEKMDRLPAELNVTETQEPNSRVRLQVEVPPVVCEDCYKRVISEFTKQAKVPGFRPGKPVPESILVGYVGRKNVQKATIESILRRTLPHAMTSVTRKALPDSVRIVTKFSELEKTYSSQGSLRYDVLADIVPEIKWVPDNGYKNLKIVVEIDSDIDAQKASEQEFKRRHKSIGALKVVADRGLQVGDVVVIDISATTIDQDESKIKNIPSAESKGFNFDTEDGYRILPGFLDSIIGIRPGETKSFPLVFPETWNQENLRGVHAQFTVECKELFYRDLPELDDSIADKLIPGCTTVQQVRDLLLQRCQEVEQSAREQATDNAILDQISKMVEVDIPQSLFEEQGRQLYGASLLEIQAKMNLNDQQLASLSSQKAVNEYLEHQKDNIRNLIKQNLAVGDIYRRENLQFSTEDLVKEVENSITEFKRQNQEYDEERVKDQVQEILEGAKVLEWLREHAEIQYVTR; this comes from the exons ATGGAGCTCTGTTCTCGAACCTTAACAACTCTTCTTCAtcgcacttcttcttcttcttcttcttcttcttctcactctCTTCTTCGTGCAACTACTTGTAACTATGCAACACCTTCCAAATCCAGCAACTACTTCAACCtctcatcatcatcgtcatctcaTTATCATAATCATCATGTTCTTCACCACTTCCAACAACCACCCTTTCTCTTTCACCATCATCACGGTAGTTTTTCTTCCTTCATTGtttcagcttcttcttcttcttcttcttcttcttcttcttcttcttcggtgGCTGCTTCTTCCACAGAAGAGAAAATGGACCGTCTTCCGGCAGAGTTGAACGTCACCGAAACACAAGAACCCAATTCCAGA GTTAGACTTCAAGTGGAGGTGCCACCAGTTGTCTGTGAGGATTGTTACAAAAGGGTCATATCTGAGTTTACAAAGCAAGCAAAG GTCCCCGGATTCCGCCCCGGAAAGCCGGTTCCAGAAAGTATTCTTGTCGGTTACGTCGGGCGCAAAAATGTTCAGAAGGCCACAATCGAATCTATATTGAGGAGAACACTTCCACATGCTATGACTTCA GTTACCAGAAAGGCTTTGCCGGACTCTGTGCGTATAGTGACTAAGTTTTCTGAGTTGGAGAAAACATATTCTTCTCAAGGGAGTCTTAG ATATGATGTCCTTGCTGATATTGTACCTGAAATCAAATGGGTTCCTGATAATGGATACAAGAATCTgaaaattgttgttgaaatagACAGTGATATTGATGCTCAGAAAGCATCTGAACAAGAATTCAAAAGGCGTCACAAATCCATTGGTGCGCTGAAGGTTGTTGCTGACAGAGGACTACAG GTTGGTGATGTTGTTGTCATTGACATCTCAGCAACAACCATTGACCAAGATGAATCAAAGATTAAAAATATTCCTTCTGCTGAAAGTAAAG GATTTAACTTCGATACAGAAGATGGTTACAGAATATTGCCCGGTTTCCTTGATTCTATAATTGGAATTCGTCCTGGTGAAACAAAGTCATTTCCTCTTGTGTTTCCTGAAACATGGAATCAAGAAAATCTCCGTGGTGTTCATGCTCAGTTTACT GTtgaatgcaaagaactattttacAGAGATTTGCCGGAACTGGATGATTCTATTGCTGATAAGCTTATCCCTGGATGCACCACAGTGCAACAG GTCAGAGACCTATTGTTGCAGAGATGTCAAGAGGTGGAGCAATCAGCTAGAGAACAAGCAACTGATAATGCTATATTAGATCAGATTTCCAAG ATGGTAGAAGTTGATATACCTCAATCCTTGTTTGAGGAACAAGGTAGACAGCTATATGGAGCCAGCCTTTTAGAAATACAG GCGAAAATGAATCTAAATGACCAGCAATTGGCTTCTCTGTCAAGTCAAAAGgctgtgaatgaatatcttgagCATCAGAAGGACAATATAAGAAATTTGATAAAACAGAATCTGGCCGTCGGTGATATATATAGGCGCGAAAATCTGCAG TTCTCCACTGAGGACCTTGTCAAGGAGGTTGAGAATTCCATCACCGAATTCAAACGTCAAAATCAAGAATATGACGAGGAAAGGGTAAAGGATCAG GTCCAAGAAATACTAGAAGGAGCTAAGGTGCTTGAATGGTTGAGAGAACATGCAGAGATTCAGTATGTAACCAGATGA
- the LOC112701912 gene encoding grpE protein homolog 2, mitochondrial isoform X4: protein MFVYKVLYRVSRTISRSSTLLSASQRHPQHFSTFSNHFHSLLPQSQTKVQANLLYPPINPSLAPIFGFSSSASPDEKEKANNVGDSTNDDPAKTSVDEKEIDQGEQAKGADQREESDSDIESEDLSRDDLIKLVAEKEELLNLKHKEIEKMQDKVLRTYAEMENVMDRTRRESENSKKFAIQNFAKSLLDVADNLGRASSVVKESFSKIDASNETSESVKLLKTLLEGVEMTDKQLSEVLKKFGVEKFDPTNEPFDPNMHNAIFQVPDSSKPPGTVAAVLKAGYKLYDRVIRPAEVGVTQGVEEDKNATE, encoded by the exons ATGTTCGTCTACAAGGTTCTATACCGTGTTTCCAGAACCATTTCTCGAAGCTCCACGCTTCTCTCTGCTTCGCAAAGGCACCCCCAACACTTTTCAACCTTCTCCAATCACTTCCATTCCCTCCTTCCCCAATCGCAAACCAAG GTTCAAGCCAATTTGTTATATCCACCAATAAATCCTTCTCTGGCTCCAATATTTGGATTTTCTTCATCAGCATCACCTGACGAAAAGGAAAAGGCAAATAATGTGGGAGATTCTACAAATGATGACCCTGCCAAAACAAGTGTGGATGAGAAGGAAATTGATCAGGGTGAACAAGCCAAAGGTGCTGATCAAAGAGAAGAATCAG ATTCTGATATAGAGAGTGAAGATCTATCAAGGGATGATTTAATTAAGCTTGTTGCTGAGAAGGAAGAACTTTTGAATTTGAAGCACAAAGAGATTGAGAAAATGCAGGATAAAGTTCTGCGTACTTATGCAGAGATGGAGAATGTCATGGACAGAACTAGACGTGAATCAGAGAATTCAAAAAAATTTGCCATACAG AATTTCGCAAAGAGCTTACTAGATGTTGCGGACAACTTGGGAAGAGCTTCCTCTGTTGTAAAGGAAAGCTTTTCAAAGATTGATGCATCAAATGAAACCTCCGAATCCGTAAAACTCTTGAAAACACTTTTGGAAGGTGTTGAAATGACAGACAAGCAACTTTCAGAG GTACTTaaaaagtttggtgttgaaaagtTCGATCCTACAAATGAGCCCTTTGATCCGAATATGCACAATGCCATCTTCCAAGTTCCTGACAGCTCCAAGCCTCCAGGCACCGTTGCTGCTGTTCTCAAG GCAGGATATAAGCTTTATGATCGCGTTATTCGCCCGGCCGAAGTTGGTGTAACCCAAGGTGTGGAGGAGGATAAGAATGCAACTGAATGA
- the LOC112701912 gene encoding grpE protein homolog 2, mitochondrial isoform X3 — translation MFVYKVLYRVSRTISRSSTLLSASQRHPQHFSTFSNHFHSLLPQSQTKPIQVQANLLYPPINPSLAPIFGFSSSASPDEKEKANNVGDSTNDDPAKTSVDEKEIDQGEQAKGADQREESDSDIESEDLSRDDLIKLVAEKEELLNLKHKEIEKMQDKVLRTYAEMENVMDRTRRESENSKKFAIQNFAKSLLDVADNLGRASSVVKESFSKIDASNETSESVKLLKTLLEGVEMTDKQLSEVLKKFGVEKFDPTNEPFDPNMHNAIFQVPDSSKPPGTVAAVLKAGYKLYDRVIRPAEVGVTQGVEEDKNATE, via the exons ATGTTCGTCTACAAGGTTCTATACCGTGTTTCCAGAACCATTTCTCGAAGCTCCACGCTTCTCTCTGCTTCGCAAAGGCACCCCCAACACTTTTCAACCTTCTCCAATCACTTCCATTCCCTCCTTCCCCAATCGCAAACCAAG CCTATTCAGGTTCAAGCCAATTTGTTATATCCACCAATAAATCCTTCTCTGGCTCCAATATTTGGATTTTCTTCATCAGCATCACCTGACGAAAAGGAAAAGGCAAATAATGTGGGAGATTCTACAAATGATGACCCTGCCAAAACAAGTGTGGATGAGAAGGAAATTGATCAGGGTGAACAAGCCAAAGGTGCTGATCAAAGAGAAGAATCAG ATTCTGATATAGAGAGTGAAGATCTATCAAGGGATGATTTAATTAAGCTTGTTGCTGAGAAGGAAGAACTTTTGAATTTGAAGCACAAAGAGATTGAGAAAATGCAGGATAAAGTTCTGCGTACTTATGCAGAGATGGAGAATGTCATGGACAGAACTAGACGTGAATCAGAGAATTCAAAAAAATTTGCCATACAG AATTTCGCAAAGAGCTTACTAGATGTTGCGGACAACTTGGGAAGAGCTTCCTCTGTTGTAAAGGAAAGCTTTTCAAAGATTGATGCATCAAATGAAACCTCCGAATCCGTAAAACTCTTGAAAACACTTTTGGAAGGTGTTGAAATGACAGACAAGCAACTTTCAGAG GTACTTaaaaagtttggtgttgaaaagtTCGATCCTACAAATGAGCCCTTTGATCCGAATATGCACAATGCCATCTTCCAAGTTCCTGACAGCTCCAAGCCTCCAGGCACCGTTGCTGCTGTTCTCAAG GCAGGATATAAGCTTTATGATCGCGTTATTCGCCCGGCCGAAGTTGGTGTAACCCAAGGTGTGGAGGAGGATAAGAATGCAACTGAATGA
- the LOC112701912 gene encoding grpE protein homolog 2, mitochondrial isoform X1 — MFVYKVLYRVSRTISRSSTLLSASQRHPQHFSTFSNHFHSLLPQSQTKPIQVQANLLYPPINPSLAPIFGFSSSASPDEKEKANNVGDSTNDDPAKTSVDEKEIDQGEQAKGADQREESGSASDSQSQTPKRRRKSSKRVAFSDSDSDIESEDLSRDDLIKLVAEKEELLNLKHKEIEKMQDKVLRTYAEMENVMDRTRRESENSKKFAIQNFAKSLLDVADNLGRASSVVKESFSKIDASNETSESVKLLKTLLEGVEMTDKQLSEVLKKFGVEKFDPTNEPFDPNMHNAIFQVPDSSKPPGTVAAVLKAGYKLYDRVIRPAEVGVTQGVEEDKNATE, encoded by the exons ATGTTCGTCTACAAGGTTCTATACCGTGTTTCCAGAACCATTTCTCGAAGCTCCACGCTTCTCTCTGCTTCGCAAAGGCACCCCCAACACTTTTCAACCTTCTCCAATCACTTCCATTCCCTCCTTCCCCAATCGCAAACCAAG CCTATTCAGGTTCAAGCCAATTTGTTATATCCACCAATAAATCCTTCTCTGGCTCCAATATTTGGATTTTCTTCATCAGCATCACCTGACGAAAAGGAAAAGGCAAATAATGTGGGAGATTCTACAAATGATGACCCTGCCAAAACAAGTGTGGATGAGAAGGAAATTGATCAGGGTGAACAAGCCAAAGGTGCTGATCAAAGAGAAGAATCAGGTTCTGCTTCTGATTCTCAATCTCAAACCCCCAAAAGGAGGAGAAAAAGTTCTAAACGAGTTGCATTTTCTGATTCAGATTCTGATATAGAGAGTGAAGATCTATCAAGGGATGATTTAATTAAGCTTGTTGCTGAGAAGGAAGAACTTTTGAATTTGAAGCACAAAGAGATTGAGAAAATGCAGGATAAAGTTCTGCGTACTTATGCAGAGATGGAGAATGTCATGGACAGAACTAGACGTGAATCAGAGAATTCAAAAAAATTTGCCATACAG AATTTCGCAAAGAGCTTACTAGATGTTGCGGACAACTTGGGAAGAGCTTCCTCTGTTGTAAAGGAAAGCTTTTCAAAGATTGATGCATCAAATGAAACCTCCGAATCCGTAAAACTCTTGAAAACACTTTTGGAAGGTGTTGAAATGACAGACAAGCAACTTTCAGAG GTACTTaaaaagtttggtgttgaaaagtTCGATCCTACAAATGAGCCCTTTGATCCGAATATGCACAATGCCATCTTCCAAGTTCCTGACAGCTCCAAGCCTCCAGGCACCGTTGCTGCTGTTCTCAAG GCAGGATATAAGCTTTATGATCGCGTTATTCGCCCGGCCGAAGTTGGTGTAACCCAAGGTGTGGAGGAGGATAAGAATGCAACTGAATGA
- the LOC112701912 gene encoding grpE protein homolog 2, mitochondrial isoform X2 encodes MFVYKVLYRVSRTISRSSTLLSASQRHPQHFSTFSNHFHSLLPQSQTKVQANLLYPPINPSLAPIFGFSSSASPDEKEKANNVGDSTNDDPAKTSVDEKEIDQGEQAKGADQREESGSASDSQSQTPKRRRKSSKRVAFSDSDSDIESEDLSRDDLIKLVAEKEELLNLKHKEIEKMQDKVLRTYAEMENVMDRTRRESENSKKFAIQNFAKSLLDVADNLGRASSVVKESFSKIDASNETSESVKLLKTLLEGVEMTDKQLSEVLKKFGVEKFDPTNEPFDPNMHNAIFQVPDSSKPPGTVAAVLKAGYKLYDRVIRPAEVGVTQGVEEDKNATE; translated from the exons ATGTTCGTCTACAAGGTTCTATACCGTGTTTCCAGAACCATTTCTCGAAGCTCCACGCTTCTCTCTGCTTCGCAAAGGCACCCCCAACACTTTTCAACCTTCTCCAATCACTTCCATTCCCTCCTTCCCCAATCGCAAACCAAG GTTCAAGCCAATTTGTTATATCCACCAATAAATCCTTCTCTGGCTCCAATATTTGGATTTTCTTCATCAGCATCACCTGACGAAAAGGAAAAGGCAAATAATGTGGGAGATTCTACAAATGATGACCCTGCCAAAACAAGTGTGGATGAGAAGGAAATTGATCAGGGTGAACAAGCCAAAGGTGCTGATCAAAGAGAAGAATCAGGTTCTGCTTCTGATTCTCAATCTCAAACCCCCAAAAGGAGGAGAAAAAGTTCTAAACGAGTTGCATTTTCTGATTCAGATTCTGATATAGAGAGTGAAGATCTATCAAGGGATGATTTAATTAAGCTTGTTGCTGAGAAGGAAGAACTTTTGAATTTGAAGCACAAAGAGATTGAGAAAATGCAGGATAAAGTTCTGCGTACTTATGCAGAGATGGAGAATGTCATGGACAGAACTAGACGTGAATCAGAGAATTCAAAAAAATTTGCCATACAG AATTTCGCAAAGAGCTTACTAGATGTTGCGGACAACTTGGGAAGAGCTTCCTCTGTTGTAAAGGAAAGCTTTTCAAAGATTGATGCATCAAATGAAACCTCCGAATCCGTAAAACTCTTGAAAACACTTTTGGAAGGTGTTGAAATGACAGACAAGCAACTTTCAGAG GTACTTaaaaagtttggtgttgaaaagtTCGATCCTACAAATGAGCCCTTTGATCCGAATATGCACAATGCCATCTTCCAAGTTCCTGACAGCTCCAAGCCTCCAGGCACCGTTGCTGCTGTTCTCAAG GCAGGATATAAGCTTTATGATCGCGTTATTCGCCCGGCCGAAGTTGGTGTAACCCAAGGTGTGGAGGAGGATAAGAATGCAACTGAATGA
- the LOC112701914 gene encoding EH domain-containing protein 1: protein MFVYMVLSRHVSKTISRSSTLFSASLRSQHLSTFSDHFQSLLPQSQSEVSPSSVTSIIDGLKKLYIQKLKPLEVTYRFNDFVFPLLTNSDFEAKPMVMLLGQYSTGKTTFIKHLLKSNYPGAHIGPEPTTDRFVAIMSGPDERTIPGNTVAVQADMPFSGLTSFGTAFLSKFECAQMPHPLLDQITLVDSPGVLSGEKQRTQRSYDFTGVTSWFAAKCDLILLLFDPHKLDISDEFKRVISSLRGHDDKVRVVLNKADQVDTQQLMRVYGALMWSLGKVLNTPEVTRVYIGSFIEKPVNDAAGGPIGRELFEKEQDDLLSDLKDIPKMACDRRINEFVKRARAAKIHACIISHLKNEMPVLLGKAKAQERLIDNLASEFVKVQREFHLPPGDFPDIEHFREILSGFNIGNFERLKPKMIQAVDDMLAYDIPNLLKNFKSTYD from the exons ATGTTCGTGTACATGGTTTTATCCCGCCACGTGTCAAAAACCATTTCTCGAAGCTCAACGCTTTTCTCTGCTTCGCTGAGGTcccaacacttatccaccttctCCGATCACTTCCAATCCCTACTTCCCCAATCGCAGAGCGAG GTTTCACCTTCCTCTGTGACCTCAATAATTGATGGCTTGAAGAAACTCTACATCCAGAAGTTGAAGCCATTAGAAGTTACATATCGTTTTAATGATTTTGTATTCCCATTACTG ACAAATAGTGATTTTGAAGCCAAGCCAATGGTTATGCTTTTGGGTCAATACTCAACTGGTAAAACAACATTTATCAAACATCTCCTTAAAAGTAATTATCCAG GAGCCCATATTGGACCTGAGCCTACAACTGATCGGTTTGTTGCTATCATG TCTGGGCCTGATGAGAGAACCATTCCTGGAAATACTGTTGCTGTCCAAGCAGACATGCCATTTAGTGGTCTAACAAGTTTTGGCACGGCTTTTTTGTCAAAATTTGAGTGTGCTCAGATGCCTCATCCG CTACTAGACCAGATTACACTGGTGGATAGTCCTGGAGTTCTATCAGGAGAAAAGCAACGAACACAACGCTCATATGATTTTACCGGTGTAACATCTTGGTTTGCTGCCAAATGTGATTTGATACTTCTCCTGTTTGATCCTCACAAACTTGATATTAGTGACGAGTTCAAGCGTGTGATCTCATCCTTACGTGGGCATGATGATAAAGTTCGAGTCGTTTTGAACAAGGCAGACCAAGTTGATACTCAACAA TTAATGAGGGTTTATGGAGCATTAATGTGGTCACTTGGGAAGGTGCTGAATACACCTGAAGTCACACGTGTGTATATTGG CTCCTTCATCGAAAAGCCTGTAAATGATGCTGCCGGTGGTCCAATCGGTAGGGAACTCTTTGAGAAAGAACAAGATGACCTTCTTTCAGACCTAAAAGATATACCAAAGATGGCCTGTGATCGAAGA ATCAATGAATTTGTAAAACGGGCACGAGCTGCCAAGATACATGCTTGCATTATCAGTCATCTTAAAAACGAGATGCCGGTTTTGCTGGGCAAAGCTAAAGCTCAGGAAAGGCTTATTGATAATTTGGCTTCAGAATTTGTAAAG GTACAAAGAGAATTCCATCTACCTCCTGGGGACTTCCCAGACATTGAGCATTTCAGAGAGATATTGAGTGGTTTCAATATTGGCAATTTTGAGAGATTGAAACCAAAAATGATACAAGCAGTAGATGATATGTTAGCTTATGACATTCCTAACCTCTTGAAGAATTTTAAGAGTACCTATGATTAG